The window GAGCGGAACGAGAGGAAGCCGTTGAGCTTGCCTTCCGTGAATGGCGAGTTGGCGAACAGCGCGGTCGCGACCGGCTGCAGCGCCAGCGATACCCGCAGCTTCTTCACCATGTCGGCTTCGGAGGAGAAGTCGAGATTGGTCTGCACCGTGCAGGTCCGGAACATCATGTCGAGGCCGTATTTGCCGACCTTCGGCATGTAATTTCTCATGATCTTGTAGCGGCCCTTGGGCATCACGGGGATCTGTGCCCGCGACCAGGACGGCGTCATGCCGAGGCCCAGGAAGCCGATGCCGAGCGGGGTCGCGACCTCCCGCACCTGCGCCAGATGCGCCATCAGCTCCGATTGCGTCTGGTGCACGGTCTCGACCGGCGCGCCCGACAATTCGAACTGCCCGCCCGGCTCGAGCGAAATCGCGCCGCCGCCGGTGACGTCATAGAGCCCGATGATGTTGCCGCGCTCCATGATCGGCTCCCAGCCGAGCAGGAGCTTCATGCCTTCGAGCAGCGCGCCGATGCCCTTCGCGCCTTCATAGGGCACGGGGTGATGGCCCTCGAGCGTGAACGGGGTCTTCTCGTGCTCGGTGCCGATCCGGAATTCGGACTCGGGCTTCACGCCGGCTTCAATCCACGCCACGAGTTCGTCGCGCGATTGCAGCGGCGTCATGTCGATCTGGTCACGCGCCATAGAAAATCCAACTCAAGGGCGCTTCGATCGAAGGCGCGCGGTGGCAGGGACATCCGCGAGCCACAACGGCCGCGGATGATGGGATCAGGAATATCATCGGGCAGGCACGCCGTCTCGCGCCGGCGCGGCCTTGGTATCGCTCTTCGCATCGACCTTGGTGTCACCTTTGGCGTCGCCGCAGGAGCAGCCCAGACGGTCGAGCAGGCCGCACAGCCTGGCCGCGTCGGCATCGGACAATTTGGAGCCGACATGCTTGTCGATCGCGGCCGAATAGGCGCTCCACATCTTCTTCTGGAGCTCGCGACCGGCCTCGGTGATCTCGACGAACTGGCCGCGCTTGTCGATCTTGCATTCGCGCCGGGCGGCAAGCCCCTCGTCGACCAGCTTGTCGATCAGCCGCGAGGTCGAATATTGCGGGATCAGCATCTGCCGCTCGAGCTCGACCGGGCGCAGTTCGCCCGACGGCGCGCGCGACAGCTCGAGCAAGGCGTCATACCAGGCGAGCGGCGGAAAGCCGGCCTTCTTCAAATCCTGCTCGACGCAGTCCAGCACCCGGCTCGGCACCCGCATCAGGCGGATCCAGGCGGCCGTCGCCTCGCTCGATAGCTTGCGTTTCATCGTCTAGCCCATAAGGTCCCGGCACCGACTGTACCGCACTGAATGCATCTGCATCAATCTTGACTATTTCATGCAGGTGCATGTAGGCAATCCCTCTCCGGACGCCAAGAACAAGGGAAGGAATACCCCCATGAAGCTTTATTACTCCCCCGGTGCCTGCTCCCTCTCCCCCCACATCGCCCTGCTCGAGGCCGGCCTGCCCTACGACCTGGTCAAGGTCGATCTGCGCGCCAAGAAGCTCGAAAACGGCGACGATTTCCTGCAAGTGAACCCCAAGGGCCAGGTGCCCGCGCTGGCGCTGGATACCGGCGAGATGGTCACCGAAGGGCCGATCATCATCCAGATGATCGCCGACAGGGTCGCCGACCGGAAGCTGGCACCGGCGCGGGACTCCAACGAGCGCTACAAACTGCTCGAATGGCTGAACTACATCACGACCGAGCTGCACAAGAATCTCGGTCCGATGTTCTCGCCCGTGCTGGCCGACGACGCCAAGGCCTTCTTCAAGGATCGCGCCATGGGCAAGTTCAAATATGTCGAGAGCCAGCTCGCCGGGCGCGACTATCTGATGGGCAACCAGTTCACGGTCGCCGACGGCTACCTGTTCACCATGATGATGTGGGCGCAAGACCGCCTCGGCTTCGACTTCTCCGGCCTGCCCAATGTGACGGCCTACAAGGCCCGCGTCGCGGCGCGCCCGAAGGTGCAGGAAGCGCTGAAGAAGGAAGGCCTGCTGAAGGCGGCCTGAGCTTCGAGCCAGTTTCATCAGACGTGAAAGGGCCGGATCAGGATCCGGCCCTTGTCTCTGCGTGGCGCCAGCACCTGGCGGGCTCGACGGCGCTGCTGGCAGCCGGCCCATCTCCTGGAGAGCACGGCCTCCATGCGGTGACATCGGCAGTGCGTCCGGGTTCCGAGCTGTGCGGAACGTCTCAATTTGACCTGCATTGTACCGATTAATACTAAGTCGGTGTACTTCCGGCTGAGGGCGTTCCTCTCCTTGTTCGTGCGATCCAACTGACCGACTATGACCTGCGGCGCGCCCTCCGGTCCAGTTGGTCTAAAAATGTGACGATCGCCTCTACGCTTTTATTGACCAGCACGCTCGTTGGGCTGGCAACCAGTTTGTACTTTCGGGTTTGGACATTGATGCTGGTGTCGCCGCTGATCGCGGTGCTCGCGGCAATCGTGCTCCAATCCGACGGCTATGCATTTGCCACCGGCGCCCCGATCGTCGTCGCCTGCCTCGCATTCAACCAGATCGCCTATCTCACCGGCGCTGTGCTCTCGCCGGACCATGACGGCTCAATGGCGGAAGAAGTCGACGGCATTCCACGCGGCCGCCGCGAGCACAAGGTCCACGGCCAGAACGAGTAGCACCAGACCGAACCAGGAAGGACCCTTGCCCCGCAAGCGCAGCGGATTCCCTCGTCGCGGCGGTGAGAGCGAGACGGAATGCTTGCCGGTGACCTCAGCCGCACCTTCCTTGAGCACAGAACGCATTGCAGGACACCCCAACCCTGATCGTCATCTTTGGTGATCGTCTTGGCGATCGACCAGCAAGAGTGATGCCAGCAGCATGGTGCCAGTGGGGAGCAAGCGTGGCGGGACTTTGACCTGCGCGACCGTCACGCAACAGGATCAAGTCGAGTCGATGACCGGCTTGATCCTGCGCGAGTTGGCTCAAAACGTAACGGCGCTCACGCCGCCTGCTTCTTCGGCGGGAAGCGGCCGTAGAAGGTTTCGCCCTTGGCCGCCATCTCCTCGAGCAGCTTCGGTGGCGTGAAGCGCGAGCCGTATTTCTTCTCGAAGGCGTGGCAGAGCGCGACGAAATTCTTGGTGCCCATGAAGTCGATGTAGGACAGCGCACCGCCGGTGAACGGCGCGAAGCCGAAGCCGAGGATCGAGCCGACATCCGCCTCGCGCACGTCGGTGATGACGTGATCCTCGACGGTACGCGCGGCTTCCACCGCCTGCACCACCAGGAAGCGCTGCTTCAATTCCTCGACGCTGAGCGTGTCGGGATCGAGCTGCTTCGGCTGCAGATCGGCGAGCCCCGGCCACAGGCTCTTCTGACCCTTGCCCTTCTCCGGATAATCGTAGAAGCCCTTGCCGTTCTTGCGGCCGAAGCGGCCCTGCTTCTCGACCATCTCGACCATCAGTTTCTTCTGCGCCTGGTCGATCGCGTTGGGGCCGAGATCGGCCTCGGTCGCCTTGGTGATCTTCAGGCCGAGATCGAGCGCGACCTCGTCCTGCAGCGACAGCGGCCCGACCGGCATGCCGGCCATCTTGGCGGTGTTCTCGATCATGGCCGGCGGCACGCCCTCGAGCAGCATCTCATTGCCCTCGGAGATGTAGCGCATCACGCAGCGGTTGGCGAAGAAGCCGCGGGAATCGTTCACCACAATGGGCGTCTTGCCGATCGCGCGGACATAGTCGAGCGCGGTCGCCAGCGCGACGTCGCCGGTGTTCTTGCCCAGGATGATCTCGACCAGCATCATCTTCTCGACCGGCGAGAAGAAGTGGATGCCGATGAACTTGCCCTGGTCCTTGAACTCCTCGGCCAGCGAATTGATCGGCAGCGTCGAGGTGTTGGAGGCGAAGATCGCGCCCGACTTCAATAGCGGCTGCGCCTTGGCATAGGTGTCGGCCTTGACCTTGCGGTCCTCGAACACCGCCTCGATGACGAGGTCGCAGTCCGAGATCACGTTGTAGTCCGCAGTGGCCGAGATGCGCGCGAGGATGGCGTCGCCGGCCTCCTGCTTCATCCGGCCCTTCGCGACCAGGCCGTCGACCACGGTCTTGGCGTGGCCCTTGCCCTTGTCGGCGCTGTCCTGGTCGCGATCGACCAGCACGACGTCGATGCCGGCCTGCGCCGAGACATAGCCGACGCTGGCGCCCATGAAGCCGGCGCCGATCACGGCGAGCTTCTTCACCTTGGTCGGCGGCACACCCGCCGGGCGGCGCGCGCCCTTGTTCAATTCCTGCATCGACAGGAACAGCGAGCGGATCATCGCAGCCCCTTCCTTCGAGCGCAGGATTTGCGTGAAGTAGCGCGACTCGACCCGTAACGCGGCGTCGATCGGCAGCTGCAGGCCTTCATAGACGCAGCTCATGATGGCGCGCGCGGCCGGATAATTGTCGTAGGTCTCGCGGCGATAGATCGCGTTGCCGGCCGGGAACATCTGCATGCCCATCTTGGAGAAGACGGGGCCGCCGGGCAGCTTGAAGCCCTTCTCGTCCCACGGCGCGACCGCCTTGCCGCCGCCCTTGATCCAGTCCTTCGCGGCCTTGATCAGATCGGCCGCGGGCACGACGGCGTGAATCAGATTGAGCGCCTTGGCGCGGGTCAGATTGACCGCCTCGCCCTTGAGCAGCAATTGCATCGCGTCCTGCGGCGACACCAGGCGCGGCACGCGCTGGGTACCGCCGGCGCCGGGAAACAGGCCGACCTTGATCTCGGGCAGACCGAGGCGAGTCTTGGGGTTCTCGGCCGCGACGCGGTAGTGGCAGGCCAGCGTGATCTCGAAACCGCCGCCGAGCGCGAGGCCGTTGATCGCGGCGACCCACGGCTTGCCCGAGGTCTCGATCGCGCGGAACGACTGCGACATCTGGCGGCTCTGCTCGAACAGCATCTGGTTCGCGGCTTCCTCGCCCTTCTCCTTGAAGAGCTGCGCGTAGCTGCGGTTCATGCCCTCGAGCATCGAGAGGTCGGCGCCGGCGCAGAACGCCTCCTTGGCCGAGGTGATCACAACGCCTTTGATCGCGGCATCGCTCGTCGTCTGCTTGATGATGTCGTCGATCTCCCGGGTCGAGACCTCGTCGAACACGTTCATCGAGCGGCCGGGGATATCCCAGGTGACCAGCGCGATGCCGTCGGCGTCAACGTCGAACTTGAAATTCTTGAAGGCCATGTAAGTCGCTCCCAATCTCTCCGTCATCCCGAGGTGGCCTCGCTCTTGCGAGGCCCTCGAAGGATGAGTCAGTGAATTTATCCATCCTTCGAGGCTCGGGCTCTCGCCCTCGCACCTCAGGATGACGCCGCCTTCCCGGCTACACGCGCTCGATGATGGTGGCGGTGCCCATGCCGCCGCCGATGCACAGCGTCACCAGCGCCGTCTCCTTGTTGGTGCGCTCGAGCTCGTCGAGCACGGTGCCCAGGATCATCGCGCCGGTCGCCCCTAACGGATGGCCGAGCGCGATCGCGCCGCCATTGACGTTGATCTTGGCGTTGTCGATGTCGAACGCCTGGATGTAGCGCAGCACCACCGAGGCGAAGGCCTCGTTGAGCTCGAACAGGTCGATGTCCGACTTCTTCATGCCGGAACGCTCGAACAGCTTTTCGGTGACGTCGACCGGGCCGGTCAGCATCATCGCAGGCTCCGAGCCGATATTGGCGAACGCGCGGATTTTTGCGCGCGGCTTCAGGCCGTGTTTCGCGCCTGCCTCCTTGCTGCCGAGCAGCACGGCGCCGGCGCCGTCGACGATGCCGGAGGAATTGCCGGCGTGATGCACGTAATTGACCTTCTCGACCTCGGGGTGCGACTGGATCGCCACCGCGTCGAAACCGGCCATCGCCGCCATCGCCGCGAAGGACGGCTGCAGCTGCGCCAGCGACTGCATCGTCGTGGTCGGGCGCATGTGCTCGTCCTTGGCCAGGATGGTCAGGCCGTTGATGTCCTTGACCGGCACCACCGACTTGTTGAAGCGACCTTCGTCCCAGGCCTTGGCCGCACGCTGCTGGCTCTGCACGGCATAGGCATCGACGTCGTCGCGCGAAAAACCGTATTTGGTCGCGATCAGATCGGCCGAGATGCCCTGCGGCATGAAATAGGCCGGCACCGCCATCGAGGGATCCATCGGCCATGCGCCGCCGGAGGCACCGATGCCGACGCGGCTCATCGATTCGGCGCCGCCGCCGATCACGAGCTCATGCTGGCCGCTCATGATCTGGGCCGCGGCGAAGTTCACGGCATCGAGGCCGGAAGCGCAGAAGCGGCTGATCTGCACGCCCGGCACCTTCTTGCCGAGACCGGCCTTCAGCGCGGCGAAGCGGGCGATGTCGGAGCCGGCCTCGCCGACCGGATCGACCACGCCGAGGATGACGTCGTCGACGGAGTCCTCGGGCAGATTGTTGCGCTCCTTGAGCGACTTCAGCGGCACCGTGGCGAGCGCCAGCGCGGTGACCTCGTGGAGCGCGCCATCGGCCTTGCCGCGGCCGCGCGGGGTACGAACGTGATCGTAGATGTATGCCTCAGGCATGACGCCCTCCTTGATATGAGGATCATAATATATACGGAAAGAAGCGCCGCCGCACCGGTGCGGCGGTAATTTTCAAGGCTTTCTTGTTTGACGCGTTTTCTTCACGCGAACCGGTATCCACTTCGCTGGAAAACGCTTCAGAACGCTTCCGCGGCCAATTCCATCGTGGTGGCGCTGCCGCTCTGGATCCGGGCCAGATGCACGGCGGTCTCCGGCAGCAGCCGCTCCATGAAGAAGCGGCCGGTCACGAGCTTGGTGTTGAGATAGGGCGTGGCGCCGGCGGCGGCCTTGTCCTGCGCCACCTTGGCCATCTTCGCCCACATGTAGCCGAGCGCGACGAGGCCGAACAATTTCATGAAATCGGTCGCGGCGGCGCCGGCATTGTCGGGCTTGGTCAGCGCGTTCTGCATCAGCCAGCCGGTGGCCTGCTGCAGATGGCCGAGCGCGGTGGAGAGCGGGGTAATGAACGGCTTCATCGCCTCGTCGCCGCCATGCTCCTTGGCGAAGGCCGCGACCTCGCCGAAGAATGCCATCGCGGCGCGGCCGCCGTCGCGCGGCAGCTTGCGGCCGACCAGGTCGAGCGCCTGGATACCGTTGGCGCCCTCATAGATCATCGCGATGCGGGCATCGCGCACGAACTGCTCCATGCCGTGCTCGGCGATATAGCCGTGGCCGCCGAACATCTGCTGCGCGGAAACCGTGTTGGCGAAGCCGGTGTCGGTCAGAACGCCCTTCAGCACCGGCGTCATCAGGCCCATGTGATCGTCGGCGGCCTGGCGGTCCTTCGGGTCGTTGGAGCGGTGCGCGACGTCGCTCTTCAGCGCGGTCCACACCACCATGGCGCGCGCCGCCTCGTTGAAGGCGCGGATCGTGAGCAGCGTGCGACGCACGTCGGGATGCACGATGATCGGATCGGCCGGCTTGTCGGCCGCCTTGACGCCGGTCAACGAGCGGCCCTGCAGGCGCTCGCGCGCATAGGCGACCGCGTTCTGATAGGCGACCTCGGACTGCGCGAGGCCCTGCACGGCGACGCCGAGGCGAGCCTCGTTCATCATCACGAACATGCCCTGCATGCCCTTGTTCTCTTCGCCGATCAGCCAGCCGGTGGCGTTGTCGTAGTTCATCACACAGGTGGAATTGCCGTGGATGCCCATCTTGTGCTCGATCGAGCCGCAGGTGACGCCGTTGCGCTGGCCGAGCGAGCCGTCGGCATTGACCAGCACCTTGGGAACGACGAACAGCGAGACGCCCTTGATGCCGGCCGGCGCGCCTTCGATGCGCGCCAGCACCAGGTGGATGATGTTCTCGGCGAGGTCGTGCTCGCCGGCGGAGATGAAGATCTTGGTGCCCGTGATCTTGAAGCTGCCGTCGGCCTGGCGCACCGCCTTGGTGCGGAGCAGACCGAGATCGGTGCCGCACTGCGGCTCGGTCAGGTTCATGGTGCCGGTCCACTCGCCGGCAACCATCTTCGGCACATAGGTCTTCTTCTGCTCGGGGGTGCCGTGCACCAGGAGCGCGGCGGTCGCGCCCATGGTCAGCCCGCCATACATCGAGAATGCCATGTTGGCGGAGATCTGGAATTCGTTGACCGCCTGCGAGAGCGTCACCGGCAGGCCCTGGCCGCCAAATTCAGTCGGCGCCGACAGGCCGAGCCAGCCGCCTTCGGCGACCTGCCTGAAGGCTTCCTTGAAGCCTTTCGGCGTGGTGACGCTGCCGTCGTCATTGCGCTTGCAGCCTTCGAGATCGCCTGTGCGATTGAGCGGCTGCAACACCTCTTCGCTGAGCTTGGCGGCCTCGCCGAGGATCGCCTCGCGCACATCGGCCGACGCATCGGTAAAGCCGGGAAGATTGCCGTAGCGATCGATCTGGAAAACGTCGTTCAACAGGAAGCTGACGTCTTCGACGGGGGCTTTGTAGGTCGGCATGCTGATCTCCCGGCTGGCTCGCGGTCGCACGCGCGACCGATGTTGCGCAGCTTGTCCTTGGGTTTGTTGGAACGGACCTTATCCGGTTCGGGAGGTCCGCGGCAGGTCCTAGCGAGACTGTGATTGCGACGTTGCGCCGCTCTGCTTCATCAACTCCTCGCCCATCATCCGATGCAGCAGGTTGATCGCCTTGAGCGGGCGCACCATCACCTTGAAATGCGTGATCCGGCCGTCACCGTCGAACGTGATGATGTCGACGCCGTTCAGCTTGATGCCTTCGATCTCGTTCTCGAATTCGAGCACCGCGCCGGTGTCGTTGCGCCACTCGCCGAGATACTTGAAGGTCGGGCCGCCGAGCACCTTGGCGGCGCTGGTGAGATATTTGAAGGTGATGTCGCGGCCGCGCTGCGGCGTGTGCACGACCGGGCTTTCGAACACCGCGTCGGGATGCAGCAGATCCCACAGAGCGGCGGTATCGTGGGACTTCATGTAGGCGTACCACTTGTCGAGGCCCGGCTTGCTCATTCGGACGTCTCCTGCGGCAGGGGGTTTAAGAAGCCTGAACATCGGCCGCGCGCGACAAGGCGGCACGCCGATCACCATATGCATATTGACGCATATGCACAGTAACGCATAAAGTCAAGCGAACTTCAGAATGGCGAACTCGGGAACTGAGATGGAGGTGGGCGTTGGCACTCGGTGACGCAATCCTCGCCTGCCTCACGGAACGTCCGATGACGGGCTATGAGCTCGCCAAGACGTTCGACGCCTCGATCGGCTTCTTCTGGAAGGCCGACCATCAGCAGATCTACCGCGAGCTCTCCCGCCTGCGCGACAAGGGCCATGTCCAGGGCCGCGAGGTGGTGCAATCCGGCAAGCCGAACAAGCTGGTCTACACGCTGACGGCCGAGGGCCGCGCGGCGCTGAAGCACTGGGCGGCGCGGCCGAGCGTTCCGCCCTCGATCAAGGACGACCTCTTGGTCCGGCTCTACGCGCTCGACTGCGTCGACATCGAGCCGCTGCGCACCGACCTGATGGCGCGGCTGGAGCATCACCGCGACCGCTATGAGCGCTACGAGCGCCTGCTCAACAAGCGCTTTCCCGACGGCACCGCACCGCCGGCCGATGTCGGCAAGATGCTCAGTCTGCGTCTCGGGATGCGCCATGAGCGCATGGTGGTGGAGTGGTGCGAGGAGGCGCTCGACGCGCTGTCGGCGATGTCCGGCCGCAGCAATGTGCTGCCGCTCGACGACGGCAAGCGCGAAGGCAACGGCTAGAAACAAATCTCAGGTCATGTTTTGCGCGTGCCGACACGCGACGCGGAATCCGCTTTGCCGGAAAGCGATAGGCGTGTCCTGATCCGGCGCAACAGGTTCCCGGATTCCCTAACTTTAAGGCCCGCCGGCCGCATTCCTTAACCCGTTATTTACCGTGACGGGAAAAAGTCAGCAGCTGAAGCAGACGACCAGCGCAGAATTCGATTGTCTCTTAACGGGAATGCGCGGGGAGGCTGCGGGCGCAGGGTGTAGCGCCGGAGTCGGGACCGGACGGAATCATGAATTCGCGCGTATCGTGGAGTGTTGACGGCATCGATCCCTCC of the Bradyrhizobium quebecense genome contains:
- a CDS encoding MarR family winged helix-turn-helix transcriptional regulator, translated to MKRKLSSEATAAWIRLMRVPSRVLDCVEQDLKKAGFPPLAWYDALLELSRAPSGELRPVELERQMLIPQYSTSRLIDKLVDEGLAARRECKIDKRGQFVEITEAGRELQKKMWSAYSAAIDKHVGSKLSDADAARLCGLLDRLGCSCGDAKGDTKVDAKSDTKAAPARDGVPAR
- a CDS encoding acyl-CoA dehydrogenase C-terminal domain-containing protein, with amino-acid sequence MPTYKAPVEDVSFLLNDVFQIDRYGNLPGFTDASADVREAILGEAAKLSEEVLQPLNRTGDLEGCKRNDDGSVTTPKGFKEAFRQVAEGGWLGLSAPTEFGGQGLPVTLSQAVNEFQISANMAFSMYGGLTMGATAALLVHGTPEQKKTYVPKMVAGEWTGTMNLTEPQCGTDLGLLRTKAVRQADGSFKITGTKIFISAGEHDLAENIIHLVLARIEGAPAGIKGVSLFVVPKVLVNADGSLGQRNGVTCGSIEHKMGIHGNSTCVMNYDNATGWLIGEENKGMQGMFVMMNEARLGVAVQGLAQSEVAYQNAVAYARERLQGRSLTGVKAADKPADPIIVHPDVRRTLLTIRAFNEAARAMVVWTALKSDVAHRSNDPKDRQAADDHMGLMTPVLKGVLTDTGFANTVSAQQMFGGHGYIAEHGMEQFVRDARIAMIYEGANGIQALDLVGRKLPRDGGRAAMAFFGEVAAFAKEHGGDEAMKPFITPLSTALGHLQQATGWLMQNALTKPDNAGAAATDFMKLFGLVALGYMWAKMAKVAQDKAAAGATPYLNTKLVTGRFFMERLLPETAVHLARIQSGSATTMELAAEAF
- a CDS encoding 3-hydroxyacyl-CoA dehydrogenase NAD-binding domain-containing protein → MAFKNFKFDVDADGIALVTWDIPGRSMNVFDEVSTREIDDIIKQTTSDAAIKGVVITSAKEAFCAGADLSMLEGMNRSYAQLFKEKGEEAANQMLFEQSRQMSQSFRAIETSGKPWVAAINGLALGGGFEITLACHYRVAAENPKTRLGLPEIKVGLFPGAGGTQRVPRLVSPQDAMQLLLKGEAVNLTRAKALNLIHAVVPAADLIKAAKDWIKGGGKAVAPWDEKGFKLPGGPVFSKMGMQMFPAGNAIYRRETYDNYPAARAIMSCVYEGLQLPIDAALRVESRYFTQILRSKEGAAMIRSLFLSMQELNKGARRPAGVPPTKVKKLAVIGAGFMGASVGYVSAQAGIDVVLVDRDQDSADKGKGHAKTVVDGLVAKGRMKQEAGDAILARISATADYNVISDCDLVIEAVFEDRKVKADTYAKAQPLLKSGAIFASNTSTLPINSLAEEFKDQGKFIGIHFFSPVEKMMLVEIILGKNTGDVALATALDYVRAIGKTPIVVNDSRGFFANRCVMRYISEGNEMLLEGVPPAMIENTAKMAGMPVGPLSLQDEVALDLGLKITKATEADLGPNAIDQAQKKLMVEMVEKQGRFGRKNGKGFYDYPEKGKGQKSLWPGLADLQPKQLDPDTLSVEELKQRFLVVQAVEAARTVEDHVITDVREADVGSILGFGFAPFTGGALSYIDFMGTKNFVALCHAFEKKYGSRFTPPKLLEEMAAKGETFYGRFPPKKQAA
- a CDS encoding PadR family transcriptional regulator, whose product is MALGDAILACLTERPMTGYELAKTFDASIGFFWKADHQQIYRELSRLRDKGHVQGREVVQSGKPNKLVYTLTAEGRAALKHWAARPSVPPSIKDDLLVRLYALDCVDIEPLRTDLMARLEHHRDRYERYERLLNKRFPDGTAPPADVGKMLSLRLGMRHERMVVEWCEEALDALSAMSGRSNVLPLDDGKREGNG
- a CDS encoding nuclear transport factor 2 family protein produces the protein MSKPGLDKWYAYMKSHDTAALWDLLHPDAVFESPVVHTPQRGRDITFKYLTSAAKVLGGPTFKYLGEWRNDTGAVLEFENEIEGIKLNGVDIITFDGDGRITHFKVMVRPLKAINLLHRMMGEELMKQSGATSQSQSR
- a CDS encoding acetyl-CoA C-acetyltransferase; translation: MPEAYIYDHVRTPRGRGKADGALHEVTALALATVPLKSLKERNNLPEDSVDDVILGVVDPVGEAGSDIARFAALKAGLGKKVPGVQISRFCASGLDAVNFAAAQIMSGQHELVIGGGAESMSRVGIGASGGAWPMDPSMAVPAYFMPQGISADLIATKYGFSRDDVDAYAVQSQQRAAKAWDEGRFNKSVVPVKDINGLTILAKDEHMRPTTTMQSLAQLQPSFAAMAAMAGFDAVAIQSHPEVEKVNYVHHAGNSSGIVDGAGAVLLGSKEAGAKHGLKPRAKIRAFANIGSEPAMMLTGPVDVTEKLFERSGMKKSDIDLFELNEAFASVVLRYIQAFDIDNAKINVNGGAIALGHPLGATGAMILGTVLDELERTNKETALVTLCIGGGMGTATIIERV
- the gstA gene encoding glutathione transferase GstA; translated protein: MKLYYSPGACSLSPHIALLEAGLPYDLVKVDLRAKKLENGDDFLQVNPKGQVPALALDTGEMVTEGPIIIQMIADRVADRKLAPARDSNERYKLLEWLNYITTELHKNLGPMFSPVLADDAKAFFKDRAMGKFKYVESQLAGRDYLMGNQFTVADGYLFTMMMWAQDRLGFDFSGLPNVTAYKARVAARPKVQEALKKEGLLKAA